A window from Urocitellus parryii isolate mUroPar1 chromosome 1, mUroPar1.hap1, whole genome shotgun sequence encodes these proteins:
- the Fbxo4 gene encoding F-box only protein 4, whose translation MAGSEPRSGTSSSPPPPSDWGRLEAAILSGWRTFWQSVGKERTVRTASREEADEDTSTLTQLPIDVQLYILSFLSPHDLCQLGSTNHYWNETVRDPILWRYFLLRDLPSWSSVDWKSLPDVEILKKPISEVTDNASFDYMAVYKMCCPHTRRASKSSRPMYGAVTSFLHSLIIQNEPRFAMFGPGLEELDTSLVLSLMSSEELSPTAGLPHRQIDGIGSGVSFQLSNQHKFNILILYSTTRKERDRAREEHTSAVNKMFNLQSDGDDQQGNRYVVIPQIQKVCEVVDGFIYVANAEAHKRHEWQDEFSRIMAMTDPAFGSSGRPMLVLSCTSQADVKRMPCFYLAHELHLNLLNHPWMVQDMEAETLTGFLNGIEWILEEVESKHAR comes from the exons ATGGCAGGGAGCGAGCCGCGCAGCGGAACCAGCTCCTCGCCGCCGCCCCCGAGCGACTGGGGCCGCCTGGAGGCGGCCATCCTCAGCGGCTGGAGGACGTTCTGGCAGTCGGTGGGCAAGGAGAGGACCGTGCGGACGGCCTCCCGAGAGGAGGCGGACGAGGACACCAGCACCTTGACGCAGCTGCCG ATTGATGTCCAGCTATATATTTTGTCGTTTCTTTCACCCCATGATCTGTGTCAGCTGGGAAGTACAAATCATTATTGGAACGAAACTGTACGAGATCCAATTCTGTGGAGATACTTTCTGTTGCGGGATCTTCCTTCTTGGTCTTCTGTTGACTGGAAGTCTCTTCCAGATGTAGAAATCTTAAAAAAGCCTATATCTGAGGTCACTGACAATGCATCTTTTGATTACATGGCAGT TTATAAAATGTGCTGTCCACATACCAGAAGAGCCTCAAAATCCAGCCGCCCTATGTATGGAGCCGTCACCTCCTTTTTACACTCATTAATCATTCAGAATGAACCACGATTTGCTATGTTTGGACCAGGTTTGGAAGAACTGGATACATCTTTGGTGTTGAGCTTGATGTCTTCTGAGGAACTCAGTCCAACTGCTGGTTTGCCTCACAGGCAGATTGATG GTATTGGATCAGGAGTCAGTTTTCAGTTGAGCAACCAACATAAATTCAACATCCTGATATTGTATTCAACTACCAG aAAGGAAAGAGACAGAGCAAGGGAAGAACATACAAGTGCAGTCAACAAGATGTTCAACTTACAGAGTGATGGAGATGACCAACAGGGAAACCGGTACGTTGTAATTCCACAGATCCAGAAAGTGTGTGAAGTTGTAGATGGGTTCATCTATGTTGCAAATGCTGAAGCCCATAAAA GACATGAATGGCAAGATGAATTTTCTCGAATCATGGCAATGACAGATCCAGCTTTTGGATCTTCAGGAAGACCAATGCTGGTTTTATCTTGTACTTCTCAAGCAGATGTAAAAAGAATGCCCTGTTTTTATTTGGCACATGAGCTGCATCTCAATCTTCTAAACCACCCATGGATG GTCCAGGATATGGAGGCTGAAACTTTAACTGGTTTTTTGAATGGCATAGAGTGGATTCTTGAAGAAGTGGAATCTAAGCACGCAAGATGA